The Microbacterium limosum genome contains a region encoding:
- a CDS encoding L,D-transpeptidase translates to MTDLVTTASDQGAHDGDEPRLEWAPAPSPTRRRRWPLLLWIGIPLAGVAAAGWYFGTTLIAPGVTVAGVPVGGLTVDAAASTISDGIGSTAVEITADGVTATITGADLGASLPAEELAREALAAHPLWQVGGWFPETDRTAPTIDPDATTAALADGFASVWEAPVDAVVAYDDAADLYVVTPAVPGLGVDAAAAEDAYRDALLAAAPGTLSTDLVELEAAITTEAAAARADELNAVLATAGFYVGEERTVAIPADQTASWLTLTPDPEQGRIDLTADEAAIEAAMAGLAEAVNRAPVNATVITDSDGDVLRAETEGQTGRELADTTGMASDYATQLAGGDAMFALPVSETQFETTSLARLLEVDLSDQRVYLKENGAVIDSWLISSGKSGWETNIGYHKVQAKVRVQDMGNDQVGYLQPDVEWVSYFSGDQAFHAVYWHRNWGTPTSHGCVGMPTSLAKVIYDWAPVGTDVWVHA, encoded by the coding sequence ATGACGGATCTGGTGACCACCGCGTCCGATCAGGGCGCGCACGACGGCGATGAGCCGCGCCTGGAATGGGCTCCGGCACCCTCGCCGACCCGCCGCAGGCGCTGGCCGCTGCTGCTGTGGATCGGCATCCCTCTCGCGGGCGTCGCCGCAGCCGGCTGGTACTTCGGCACGACCCTCATCGCCCCGGGAGTGACGGTGGCCGGTGTGCCGGTGGGCGGCCTCACGGTGGATGCCGCGGCATCCACGATCTCCGACGGCATCGGTTCCACGGCCGTGGAGATCACCGCCGACGGCGTCACCGCGACCATCACCGGCGCCGACCTCGGCGCATCGCTGCCCGCCGAGGAACTCGCCCGCGAGGCACTCGCCGCGCACCCGCTGTGGCAGGTCGGCGGGTGGTTCCCGGAGACCGACCGCACCGCGCCCACGATCGATCCCGACGCGACCACCGCGGCGCTGGCCGACGGCTTCGCCTCCGTGTGGGAGGCCCCCGTCGACGCCGTGGTGGCCTACGACGACGCCGCCGACCTCTACGTCGTCACGCCCGCCGTGCCCGGACTGGGCGTGGACGCCGCCGCAGCGGAGGACGCGTACCGCGACGCCCTGCTGGCGGCCGCCCCCGGCACGCTGTCGACGGATCTGGTCGAGCTGGAGGCCGCCATCACGACCGAGGCGGCCGCGGCTCGCGCCGACGAGCTGAACGCGGTCCTCGCCACGGCGGGCTTCTACGTCGGAGAGGAGCGCACGGTCGCGATCCCCGCCGACCAGACCGCCTCCTGGCTGACGCTGACGCCCGACCCCGAGCAGGGCCGCATCGATCTCACTGCCGACGAGGCCGCGATCGAGGCCGCCATGGCGGGGCTCGCCGAGGCGGTCAACCGCGCCCCGGTGAACGCCACCGTCATCACCGACTCCGACGGCGATGTCCTCCGGGCGGAGACCGAGGGGCAGACGGGTCGAGAGCTCGCCGACACCACCGGGATGGCCTCGGACTACGCGACACAGCTGGCCGGCGGCGACGCCATGTTCGCACTCCCGGTGAGCGAGACGCAGTTCGAGACGACCTCGCTCGCGAGGCTGCTCGAGGTTGACCTGTCGGACCAGCGCGTCTACCTCAAGGAGAACGGCGCCGTCATCGACTCCTGGCTGATCTCCAGCGGCAAGTCCGGGTGGGAGACCAACATCGGCTACCACAAGGTGCAGGCCAAAGTGCGGGTGCAGGACATGGGCAACGACCAGGTCGGCTACCTCCAGCCCGACGTGGAGTGGGTCTCCTATTTCTCGGGCGATCAGGCGTTCCACGCCGTCTATTGGCACCGCAACTGGGGCACGCCCACGAGCCACGGCTGCGTCGGGATGCCGACGAGCCTCGCCAAGGTCATCTACGACTGGGCCCCGGTCGGCACCGACGTCTGGGTCCACGCCTGA
- a CDS encoding NADP-dependent isocitrate dehydrogenase — translation MTDSTIIYTYTDEAPALATASFLPIVQAVTAQAGVEVQTRDISLAGRILAAFPQKLTPEQQVGDALAELGGLATLPEANIIKLPNISASIPQLKAAIAELQASGYDIPAYPDEPATLEQKDIRARYDRIKGSAVNPVLREGNSDRRAPLSVKNYARKHPHRNKPFAEGSKTRVATMGRDDFRSNEKSVVMESDDVLTIRHIAEDGAETVLKEGLKVLPGEIVDATFLSAAALDAFLAETLRQAAADDVLYSVHLKATMMKVSDPIIFGHVVKAYFAEVFRTHGETLRAAGLSPNDGLGAILSGLPSVPGGDAIAADITAALAAGPRLSYVNSDKGITNLHVPSDVIVDASMPALVRNGGKLWGADGAEDDTLAVIPDSSYAGVYQATIEDVIAHGPLDPATIGTVPNVGLMAQAAEEYGSHDKTFEIASAGRVQVVDGRGDVLIEHTVQPGDIWRATQTKDVAIRDWVKLAVTRARATGSPAVFWLNPDRSHDAALIEKVHAYLGEHDTDGLQIEILAPEEATRFSLERMRRGLDTISVTGNVLRDYLTDLFPILEVGTSAKMLSIVPLLAGGGLFETGAGGSAPKHVQQLVAENYLRWDSLGEFFALAASLEHLAGYTDNPKAKVLADTLDAATGTFLENDKSPGRALGTIDNRGSHFYLALYWVQELAAQDQDAELAAAFAPVAAELAEKEQAIVDELLAVQGKPADIGGYYRPDPAKAAAVMRPSKTLNAIIDALS, via the coding sequence GTGACCGACTCGACAATCATCTACACGTACACCGATGAAGCACCGGCTCTCGCGACGGCGTCGTTCCTGCCGATCGTGCAGGCCGTGACGGCCCAGGCCGGCGTCGAGGTCCAGACGCGGGACATCTCCCTCGCCGGCCGCATCCTCGCCGCGTTCCCGCAGAAGCTCACGCCGGAGCAGCAGGTGGGTGACGCGCTCGCGGAGCTCGGCGGGCTCGCCACCCTCCCCGAGGCGAACATCATCAAGCTGCCCAACATCTCGGCATCCATCCCGCAGCTGAAGGCCGCCATCGCCGAGCTGCAGGCCTCCGGCTACGACATCCCGGCCTACCCGGACGAGCCCGCCACGCTCGAGCAGAAGGACATCCGCGCCCGCTACGACCGCATCAAGGGCTCGGCCGTGAACCCCGTCCTCCGCGAGGGCAACAGCGACCGCCGTGCGCCCCTGTCGGTGAAGAACTACGCGCGCAAGCACCCCCACCGCAACAAGCCGTTCGCGGAGGGCTCCAAGACGCGGGTCGCCACGATGGGCCGCGACGACTTCCGCTCCAATGAGAAGTCGGTCGTCATGGAATCCGACGACGTGCTGACGATCCGCCACATCGCCGAGGACGGCGCCGAGACGGTGCTGAAGGAGGGCCTGAAGGTCCTGCCCGGCGAGATCGTGGACGCGACGTTCCTCTCCGCCGCGGCGCTCGACGCCTTCCTGGCTGAGACCCTCCGCCAGGCGGCCGCGGACGACGTGCTGTACTCCGTGCACCTCAAGGCCACGATGATGAAGGTCAGCGATCCGATCATCTTCGGCCACGTCGTGAAGGCGTACTTCGCCGAGGTCTTCCGCACACACGGCGAGACGCTCCGCGCGGCGGGCCTGTCCCCCAACGACGGGCTCGGCGCGATCCTCTCCGGCCTGCCCTCGGTGCCCGGGGGCGACGCCATCGCGGCAGACATCACGGCGGCGCTCGCGGCCGGCCCGCGCCTGTCGTACGTCAACTCCGACAAGGGGATCACGAACCTCCACGTGCCCTCCGACGTCATCGTCGACGCGTCGATGCCCGCGCTCGTGCGCAACGGCGGGAAGCTGTGGGGCGCCGACGGCGCCGAGGACGACACGCTCGCCGTCATCCCCGACTCGTCCTACGCGGGCGTGTACCAGGCGACGATCGAGGACGTCATCGCGCACGGTCCGCTCGACCCTGCCACGATCGGCACCGTGCCGAACGTCGGGCTGATGGCCCAGGCGGCCGAGGAGTACGGCAGCCACGACAAGACGTTCGAGATCGCCTCGGCCGGACGCGTGCAGGTCGTCGACGGGCGGGGCGACGTGCTCATCGAGCACACCGTCCAGCCGGGCGACATCTGGCGTGCCACGCAGACGAAGGACGTCGCGATCCGCGACTGGGTCAAGCTCGCCGTCACGCGTGCCCGCGCCACGGGATCGCCCGCCGTGTTCTGGCTCAACCCCGACCGCTCGCACGATGCCGCGCTCATCGAGAAGGTGCACGCCTACCTCGGCGAGCACGACACCGACGGGCTCCAAATCGAGATCCTGGCTCCCGAGGAGGCCACGCGCTTCTCCCTCGAGCGGATGCGCCGGGGCCTGGACACCATCTCGGTGACGGGGAACGTGCTGCGCGACTACCTCACGGACCTCTTCCCGATCCTCGAGGTCGGCACGAGCGCCAAGATGCTCTCGATCGTTCCGCTGCTCGCGGGGGGCGGGCTCTTCGAGACCGGTGCCGGCGGCTCCGCGCCCAAGCACGTGCAGCAGCTCGTCGCGGAGAACTACCTGCGCTGGGACTCGCTGGGCGAGTTCTTCGCGCTCGCGGCCTCGCTCGAGCACCTCGCCGGGTACACCGACAACCCGAAGGCGAAGGTGCTGGCCGACACGCTGGATGCCGCGACCGGCACGTTCCTCGAGAACGACAAGTCGCCTGGGCGGGCCCTGGGCACCATCGACAACCGCGGCAGCCACTTCTACCTCGCGCTCTACTGGGTGCAGGAGCTCGCCGCGCAGGACCAGGACGCCGAGCTCGCGGCGGCGTTCGCTCCGGTGGCGGCCGAGCTCGCCGAGAAGGAGCAGGCCATCGTCGATGAGCTGCTGGCCGTGCAGGGCAAGCCCGCCGACATCGGCGGCTACTACCGCCCCGACCCCGCCAAGGCGGCGGCCGTGATGCGCCCCTCGAAGACCCTCAACGCGATCATCGACGCGCTGTCGTAG
- a CDS encoding ABC transporter ATP-binding protein, whose protein sequence is MTSTAETSRSDLSTLRSLARLIPFARPVIPRLALGAASALGAALLALSIPLVLEAVVAGPIQSGESAQIAWGAAIILVLGLAEAAMVWLRRWFVLAPATMVEYDLRHTFFRRLQRLPVSFHDRWQSGQLLSRMMQDISMLRRWLAFGIVLLVVNVLTIVVGTALLFRWHWLLGTVFLAVSAPLWYAGYRFEKTYGTLARQSQDQAGDLATSVEESVHGIRVLKAFGRGSHALRKFTRQAETLRETELGKARAIGWIWFWLVLLPDIAFALCLGAGIALTALGQLQSAELVAFFAMATVLRWPMESIGFLFSFTLDARTATDRLFEVFDEENTITDPARPRTIAEPRGELAFEGVHFRYQDAAEGERDLLDGIDLVLRPGETMALVGLTGSGKTTLTTLPTRLYDVTGGRVTLDGVDVRDLTLDELRTHVGMAFEDATLFSQTVRGNVLLGRQDLEPGSEEAERVLREALDVAQAGFVDALPDGVDTVIGEEGLSLSGGQRQRLALARAVAARPTVLVLDDPLSALDVDTESLVEDALREVLHATTALVVAHRPSTVTLADRVALLERGRITAVGTHSELLRTSAHYRHVISSLEDEQARQRESGVNL, encoded by the coding sequence ATGACCTCCACCGCCGAAACGTCCCGCTCCGACCTGTCCACGCTCCGCTCCCTCGCGAGGCTCATCCCGTTCGCCCGCCCCGTCATCCCGCGGCTGGCGCTCGGCGCGGCGAGCGCGCTCGGCGCCGCGCTCCTGGCCCTGTCGATCCCACTGGTGCTCGAGGCGGTCGTCGCCGGCCCGATCCAGAGCGGCGAGTCCGCGCAGATCGCGTGGGGGGCCGCGATCATCCTCGTGCTGGGCCTCGCCGAGGCGGCGATGGTGTGGCTGCGGCGGTGGTTCGTGCTCGCGCCCGCGACGATGGTCGAGTACGACCTGCGTCACACGTTCTTCCGGCGCCTGCAGCGCCTGCCCGTCTCGTTCCACGACCGCTGGCAGTCGGGGCAGCTGCTCAGCCGCATGATGCAGGACATCTCGATGCTGCGACGGTGGCTGGCGTTCGGCATCGTGCTGCTCGTCGTCAACGTGCTCACGATCGTCGTCGGCACGGCGCTGCTGTTCCGGTGGCACTGGCTGCTGGGCACCGTCTTCCTCGCCGTCTCGGCGCCGCTCTGGTACGCGGGCTACCGCTTCGAGAAGACCTACGGAACGCTCGCCCGGCAGAGCCAGGATCAGGCCGGCGACCTCGCCACCTCGGTCGAGGAGAGCGTGCACGGCATCCGGGTGCTCAAGGCCTTCGGTCGCGGGTCGCACGCCCTGAGGAAGTTCACGCGGCAGGCCGAGACCCTGCGCGAGACCGAGCTCGGCAAGGCCCGCGCGATCGGCTGGATCTGGTTCTGGCTCGTGCTGCTGCCCGACATCGCCTTCGCGCTGTGCCTGGGCGCGGGCATCGCGCTCACCGCGCTCGGGCAGTTGCAGTCCGCGGAGCTCGTGGCGTTCTTCGCAATGGCGACGGTGCTGCGGTGGCCGATGGAGTCGATCGGGTTCCTGTTCTCGTTCACGCTCGACGCCCGCACGGCGACCGACCGGCTCTTCGAGGTGTTCGACGAGGAGAACACGATCACCGACCCCGCGCGGCCGCGGACGATCGCCGAGCCCCGCGGCGAGCTCGCCTTCGAGGGGGTGCACTTCCGGTATCAGGATGCCGCGGAGGGCGAGCGCGACCTGCTCGACGGCATCGACCTCGTGCTGCGCCCCGGCGAGACGATGGCCCTCGTGGGCCTCACTGGCTCGGGCAAGACGACGCTGACGACGCTTCCCACCCGGCTCTACGACGTCACGGGCGGGCGGGTGACCCTCGACGGCGTCGACGTGCGCGACCTGACGCTCGACGAGCTGCGCACCCACGTGGGCATGGCCTTCGAGGACGCGACGCTCTTCTCGCAGACCGTGCGCGGCAACGTGCTGCTCGGGCGCCAGGACCTCGAGCCCGGCAGCGAGGAGGCCGAGCGCGTGCTGCGCGAGGCGCTGGATGTCGCGCAGGCGGGCTTCGTCGATGCGCTCCCCGACGGGGTCGACACCGTGATCGGCGAGGAGGGCCTGTCCCTCTCCGGCGGTCAGCGTCAGCGGCTCGCCCTGGCACGGGCGGTCGCGGCGCGGCCCACCGTGCTCGTTCTCGACGACCCGCTCTCGGCGCTCGACGTCGACACCGAGTCGCTCGTCGAGGACGCGCTGCGCGAGGTGCTGCACGCCACGACGGCGCTCGTGGTCGCCCACCGGCCCTCCACGGTGACGCTCGCAGATCGCGTCGCGCTGCTCGAGCGGGGGCGCATCACCGCCGTCGGCACGCACTCCGAGCTGCTGCGGACGAGCGCGCACTACCGGCACGTCATCTCGAGCCTGGAGGACGAGCAGGCCCGGCAGCGGGAGAGCGGGGTGAACCTGTGA
- a CDS encoding ABC transporter ATP-binding protein — MSTTVTGTSGEDRSDYTRAESRSIRRRSLRLLGTLVTPVRGHLILAAVVLVVSTAFRVAGPALIAYGIDTALPAVIERADWLPTAGVVGVYLITAIAGAALIAWYVVVAARLTQAILLDLRKRIFLHTQRLSLEFHESYTSGRIISRQTSDLDTIRELLDGGLNELVSGVLYGGFTLVALLLLDWQSGVILVVMGLPLLMLMRWFYMRSQRVYRESRVVSARVIVTFVETMTGIRAVKAFRREKPGDVQFGDLSMQYRDVNMRSIRLFGTFEPGLMAIASVSLALVVAWGGIRVAEGGIAVGVLIAAVLYVRNFFSPLQEVAFFLNSYQSATAALEKVSGVLEEVPTVPDPREPEDLWTARGHVRFENVRFGYADDRVILPDFSLDLPAGQTVALVGTTGAGKSTLAKLVSRFYDPSSGRVTLDGVDLRRLHPKDLRRAIVMVTQEAYLFSGTVADNIALGKPDATLDEIRAAARAVGADSFIERLPDGYDTDVNKRGGRVSAGQRQLISFARAFLADPAVLILDEATASLDIPSERLIQNALQTLLADRTAIIIAHRLSTVAIADRVLVMEHGRIVEDDAPDALIAGTGRFARLHAAWRESLV; from the coding sequence GTGAGCACCACCGTCACCGGCACGAGCGGCGAGGACCGCTCCGACTACACGCGTGCCGAGAGCCGTTCGATCCGTCGCCGCTCCCTGCGCCTGCTGGGCACGCTCGTCACGCCCGTCCGGGGGCACCTGATCCTCGCGGCGGTCGTGCTCGTCGTCTCCACGGCCTTCCGGGTCGCCGGCCCCGCCCTCATCGCCTACGGGATCGACACGGCGCTGCCGGCGGTCATCGAGCGGGCCGACTGGCTGCCCACCGCGGGTGTCGTGGGGGTGTACCTGATCACGGCGATCGCGGGTGCGGCGCTCATCGCCTGGTACGTCGTCGTCGCCGCGCGGCTGACGCAGGCGATCCTGCTCGACCTGCGCAAGCGGATCTTCCTCCACACGCAGCGGCTCAGTCTCGAATTCCACGAGTCCTACACGTCGGGCCGCATCATCTCGCGCCAGACGAGCGACCTCGACACGATCCGCGAGCTGCTCGACGGCGGCCTCAACGAGCTCGTCTCCGGAGTGCTGTACGGCGGATTCACCCTCGTCGCGCTGCTGCTGCTGGACTGGCAGTCGGGCGTCATCCTCGTCGTGATGGGGCTGCCTCTCCTGATGCTCATGCGCTGGTTCTACATGCGCTCGCAGCGGGTGTACCGCGAGTCGCGCGTCGTCAGCGCGAGGGTCATCGTCACGTTCGTCGAGACGATGACCGGCATCCGCGCCGTCAAGGCGTTCCGCCGCGAGAAGCCGGGCGATGTGCAGTTCGGCGACCTGTCGATGCAGTACCGCGACGTGAACATGCGCTCGATCCGCCTGTTCGGCACGTTCGAGCCGGGACTCATGGCGATCGCATCGGTGTCCCTCGCGCTCGTCGTGGCGTGGGGCGGCATCCGGGTCGCCGAGGGCGGGATCGCGGTGGGCGTGCTGATCGCGGCGGTGCTGTACGTGCGCAACTTCTTCTCGCCGCTGCAGGAGGTGGCGTTCTTCCTCAACTCCTACCAGTCCGCCACCGCCGCCCTCGAGAAGGTGTCGGGGGTCCTGGAGGAGGTGCCGACGGTACCCGATCCCCGCGAGCCGGAGGACCTGTGGACCGCCCGCGGTCACGTGCGGTTCGAGAACGTGCGCTTCGGGTACGCCGACGACCGCGTCATCCTGCCCGACTTCTCGCTCGACCTGCCCGCGGGTCAGACCGTCGCGCTGGTGGGCACCACCGGCGCGGGCAAGTCGACGCTGGCCAAGCTCGTCTCGCGGTTCTACGACCCGAGCAGCGGTCGGGTCACGCTCGACGGCGTCGACCTGCGGCGGCTGCACCCGAAGGACCTGCGCCGCGCGATCGTCATGGTGACGCAGGAGGCGTACCTCTTCAGCGGGACCGTCGCCGACAACATCGCGCTCGGCAAGCCCGACGCGACGCTCGACGAGATCCGCGCCGCCGCCCGCGCGGTGGGCGCCGACTCCTTCATCGAGCGCCTGCCCGACGGGTACGACACCGACGTGAACAAGCGCGGCGGGCGGGTCTCGGCGGGGCAGCGTCAGCTCATCTCGTTCGCGCGTGCCTTCCTCGCCGACCCCGCGGTGCTGATCCTCGACGAGGCCACCGCCTCGCTGGACATCCCCAGCGAGCGGCTCATCCAGAACGCCCTGCAGACGCTGTTGGCCGATCGCACCGCCATCATCATCGCCCACCGCCTGTCGACGGTCGCGATCGCCGATCGCGTGCTCGTCATGGAGCACGGGCGCATCGTCGAGGATGACGCACCGGACGCGCTCATCGCCGGAACCGGCCGGTTCGCGCGACTGCACGCCGCGTGGCGGGAATCGCTCGTGTGA
- a CDS encoding methylated-DNA--[protein]-cysteine S-methyltransferase, producing the protein MTAMIQTIDTPDGPFTLLADERGRVLASGWTDAPEAVLARIAPAARPDRLERGQTDAASAVRAYYAGDLRAIDAVEVVHTGTPLQRRGWAALRRIPPGRALTYTAFAAAFGSPAAVRAAASICARNAPALFVPCHRVLRADGSLGGFAWGLEVKRALLDRERAA; encoded by the coding sequence ATCACGGCGATGATCCAGACGATCGACACCCCTGACGGGCCCTTCACCCTGCTGGCCGACGAGCGGGGGCGCGTGCTCGCCTCGGGCTGGACGGACGCGCCCGAGGCGGTGCTCGCGCGGATCGCCCCCGCCGCGCGCCCCGATCGGCTCGAACGCGGGCAGACGGATGCCGCGTCCGCCGTCCGCGCGTACTACGCGGGCGATCTGCGGGCGATCGACGCGGTCGAGGTCGTCCACACCGGCACCCCGCTCCAACGCCGCGGGTGGGCGGCACTGCGGCGCATCCCGCCGGGGAGGGCGCTGACGTACACGGCCTTCGCGGCGGCGTTCGGATCGCCCGCGGCCGTGCGGGCCGCGGCATCCATCTGCGCCCGCAACGCCCCCGCGCTCTTCGTGCCATGCCACCGCGTGCTCCGCGCGGACGGATCGCTGGGCGGGTTCGCGTGGGGGCTCGAGGTGAAGCGGGCGCTGCTCGACCGCGAGCGCGCAGCCTGA
- a CDS encoding extracellular solute-binding protein: protein MTETFLSRSAVRGPRAAAAIAVLGMVSLALAGCALGLSEDPEVRVALAPEALSDEARGYLVTTFEAENPGASLVIEDAPGGVDPSAPMEADVLEMDAAKVPALVADGALLDIAGELEDLGGADLVPGLVMAASNGDGRFGVPLHADADVVLADPALGGEPAPTLDEFVRASIAGAQAAPGRPGILLSGGNDLLTFVWAGGGEVAVSDGGRWDARLGSEASVAALVLLQDLLMNASVPPGFVAAESVGAAYCGAEAARLVGPGTGLAAGACAGEGAPAAPAVFALPGRDGGAAPVAARGSVVGIAAGTAEPELALSVVRIMLGEGFQSLLAAEGLVPARISLAPLAAEQPGGAARALAAASARAVPATPRWAKVEEAGVLDELLAAISRGEDVAAVAAAADARIEEILAG, encoded by the coding sequence GTGACGGAGACGTTCCTTTCTCGCTCGGCCGTGCGCGGACCGCGCGCGGCCGCAGCCATCGCGGTCCTGGGGATGGTCTCGCTGGCGCTCGCCGGTTGCGCCCTGGGACTCTCCGAAGATCCCGAGGTCCGCGTCGCCCTCGCCCCCGAGGCGCTCTCGGACGAGGCGAGGGGCTATCTCGTGACGACGTTCGAGGCCGAGAACCCGGGCGCGTCGCTCGTGATCGAAGACGCCCCCGGGGGCGTCGATCCATCGGCCCCGATGGAGGCGGATGTCCTCGAGATGGATGCCGCGAAGGTTCCCGCGCTCGTGGCGGACGGGGCCTTGCTCGACATCGCGGGGGAGCTCGAGGATCTGGGTGGTGCCGACCTGGTTCCGGGTCTCGTCATGGCGGCCTCGAACGGCGACGGGCGGTTCGGGGTGCCCCTCCACGCCGACGCGGATGTCGTGCTCGCGGATCCCGCGCTGGGAGGCGAGCCTGCGCCGACCCTCGACGAGTTCGTCCGCGCGTCGATCGCGGGCGCACAGGCGGCGCCGGGGCGCCCCGGCATCCTGCTCTCCGGCGGAAACGACCTGCTGACGTTCGTCTGGGCGGGCGGCGGCGAGGTGGCGGTGTCAGACGGCGGGCGCTGGGATGCGCGGCTCGGCTCGGAGGCCTCCGTCGCGGCGCTCGTTCTGCTGCAGGACCTGCTGATGAACGCGTCGGTGCCGCCCGGGTTCGTCGCGGCGGAATCCGTCGGGGCCGCCTACTGCGGGGCCGAGGCGGCTCGGCTGGTCGGTCCGGGCACGGGCCTTGCCGCGGGTGCCTGCGCGGGAGAGGGCGCGCCCGCGGCCCCCGCGGTCTTCGCCCTGCCGGGCCGGGACGGGGGCGCGGCGCCGGTGGCGGCGCGCGGATCGGTCGTGGGCATCGCGGCCGGCACGGCGGAGCCCGAGCTCGCCCTCTCGGTCGTGCGGATCATGCTCGGAGAGGGCTTCCAGAGTCTCCTCGCGGCGGAGGGGCTCGTCCCCGCGCGGATCTCGCTCGCCCCCCTGGCCGCCGAGCAGCCCGGCGGGGCGGCCCGGGCGCTCGCCGCCGCGTCCGCCCGTGCCGTTCCCGCGACGCCGCGGTGGGCGAAGGTGGAGGAGGCCGGCGTGCTCGACGAGCTGCTCGCGGCGATCTCCCGCGGCGAGGATGTCGCGGCGGTCGCCGCCGCTGCCGACGCGCGCATCGAGGAGATCCTCGCGGGCTGA
- a CDS encoding GNAT family N-acetyltransferase produces MPELRLVELSAATIVAVNNLSLKPGQEQFLAPVSYGIAATVVNPATSWQRVVVDGDEVVGFVSGSFDDEAPEDYFRSILLRINVDADDQGRGVGRFAVEGLLEEARRRGQTCLYVIYEAGEQGPEAFFRRVGFSPVGETEYGETIAEIRL; encoded by the coding sequence ATGCCGGAGCTGAGACTGGTCGAACTCTCCGCCGCGACGATCGTCGCGGTGAACAATCTGTCGCTCAAACCCGGGCAGGAGCAGTTCCTCGCGCCGGTCTCCTACGGGATCGCCGCCACCGTCGTGAATCCCGCCACGAGCTGGCAGCGCGTGGTCGTCGACGGCGACGAGGTCGTCGGCTTCGTCAGCGGAAGCTTCGACGACGAAGCCCCCGAGGACTACTTCCGGTCGATCCTCCTTCGCATCAACGTCGACGCCGACGACCAGGGCCGCGGTGTCGGGCGCTTCGCCGTGGAGGGCCTCCTCGAGGAGGCTCGTCGGCGCGGGCAGACCTGCCTCTACGTCATCTACGAAGCCGGCGAACAGGGCCCCGAGGCGTTCTTCCGGCGCGTGGGCTTCTCCCCGGTCGGCGAGACGGAGTACGGCGAGACGATCGCGGAGATTCGCCTGTAA